One region of Erwinia tracheiphila genomic DNA includes:
- the recG gene encoding ATP-dependent DNA helicase RecG: protein MKGRLLDAIPLSTLSGVGQSQAGKLAKLGLTTVQDLLLHLPLRYEDRTQLYTINDLLPNIFATVEGEVLQSDITFGRRRILTCQISDGTGILTLRFFNFNAGMKKSLAIGRRVTAYGEIKRGQRGAEIIHPEYRVQGDNGAVELQETLTPVYSTTEGIRQVTLRNLTDQALELLQTCAIAELLPPELSKGMIDLHEALKTLHRPPPDMVLADLESGTHPAQRRLIMEELLAHNLSMLAVRARAQRHQALHLPTRHELSNRLLAALPFSPTGAQQRVVAEIEQDLAQNHPMLRLVQGDVGSGKTLVAALAALNVIAWGKQVALMAPTELLAEQHANNFRQWFGPLGIEVGWLTGKQKGKAREAQQQAIASGQVLMIVGTHAIFQEQVSFHGLALVIIDEQHRFGVHQRLALREKGEEQGFHPHQLIMTATPIPRTLAMTAYADLDTSTIDELPPGRTPVTTVAIPDTRRAEIIERVRLACGEEGRQAYWVCTLIEESDQLEAQAAEATWEEMKLALPSLQVGLVHGRMKPKEKQAIMLTFKQGAIDLLIATTVIEVGVDVPNASLMIIENPERLGLAQLHQLRGRVGRGSVASHCVLLYKPPLSRGAQTRLQVLRDSNDGFVIAQRDLEIRGPGELLGTRQTGNAEFKVADLLRDSAMIPEVQRIARHIHQHYPEQARALIERWLPETEQYTNV, encoded by the coding sequence ATGAAAGGCCGCTTGCTAGACGCGATTCCTCTCAGCACATTATCGGGTGTTGGGCAGAGTCAGGCAGGCAAATTAGCGAAGCTGGGATTAACTACCGTGCAGGACCTGTTACTGCATCTGCCTCTGCGCTATGAAGACCGCACCCAGCTCTATACCATTAATGACCTGCTGCCAAACATTTTTGCCACAGTTGAAGGCGAGGTGCTGCAGAGCGACATCACCTTTGGTCGACGCCGCATACTGACCTGCCAAATCAGCGACGGTACGGGTATCCTCACCCTGCGCTTTTTCAATTTTAATGCCGGGATGAAAAAGAGCCTAGCAATCGGGCGTCGCGTCACCGCATATGGCGAGATAAAACGCGGTCAGCGCGGTGCTGAAATTATTCACCCTGAATACCGTGTCCAGGGTGATAACGGTGCAGTAGAACTGCAGGAAACGCTAACGCCCGTCTATTCCACCACCGAAGGTATTCGTCAGGTGACCCTACGTAACCTTACCGATCAGGCGCTTGAACTCCTGCAAACCTGTGCAATCGCTGAGTTGCTTCCACCTGAACTCAGCAAGGGCATGATCGATCTGCATGAGGCGCTTAAAACACTGCATCGTCCGCCGCCCGATATGGTACTGGCCGACCTTGAAAGCGGGACACATCCGGCACAGCGGCGTCTGATTATGGAAGAGTTACTGGCCCATAATCTGAGTATGCTGGCAGTAAGGGCAAGGGCGCAGCGTCATCAGGCTTTGCACTTGCCCACTCGCCATGAACTTAGCAACAGGCTGTTGGCAGCCCTCCCTTTCAGTCCTACTGGCGCTCAACAACGGGTTGTTGCTGAAATTGAACAGGATTTGGCGCAGAACCACCCCATGTTGCGGCTGGTTCAGGGGGACGTTGGTTCAGGTAAAACTCTGGTTGCCGCCTTGGCAGCACTGAATGTGATTGCCTGGGGTAAGCAGGTAGCGCTGATGGCCCCCACGGAACTGCTGGCCGAGCAGCACGCGAATAATTTTCGCCAGTGGTTCGGACCACTGGGTATTGAAGTGGGCTGGCTGACTGGCAAGCAGAAAGGCAAGGCCCGTGAAGCGCAACAGCAAGCCATCGCCAGCGGGCAGGTATTGATGATTGTCGGTACCCATGCCATTTTTCAGGAGCAGGTTAGCTTTCATGGCCTGGCTCTGGTCATTATTGATGAGCAACATCGCTTTGGAGTCCATCAGCGCCTGGCCCTGCGGGAAAAAGGTGAAGAACAGGGTTTCCATCCCCATCAACTCATCATGACCGCCACGCCTATCCCCCGCACTCTTGCTATGACAGCCTACGCGGACCTGGATACGTCTACCATTGACGAGCTGCCACCGGGCAGAACACCGGTAACAACCGTTGCTATCCCTGACACGCGCCGCGCTGAAATTATTGAGCGTGTCAGACTTGCCTGTGGTGAGGAAGGACGCCAGGCCTACTGGGTGTGTACCTTAATTGAGGAATCAGACCAGCTGGAAGCCCAGGCCGCCGAAGCAACCTGGGAAGAGATGAAGCTGGCCCTGCCTTCGTTACAGGTGGGCCTGGTGCATGGTAGGATGAAACCGAAGGAAAAACAGGCAATTATGCTGACATTCAAGCAGGGGGCGATCGATCTGCTGATTGCAACAACCGTTATCGAAGTTGGCGTGGATGTGCCCAATGCCAGTCTGATGATTATTGAGAACCCGGAGCGGCTTGGCCTTGCGCAGCTTCATCAATTACGCGGGCGGGTTGGCCGTGGTTCTGTCGCCTCGCACTGCGTGTTGCTCTATAAACCCCCCCTGAGCAGAGGCGCACAAACGCGTCTTCAGGTACTGCGTGACAGCAATGATGGCTTTGTCATTGCGCAACGCGATCTGGAAATTCGCGGGCCTGGCGAACTGCTGGGCACCCGACAAACCGGTAATGCAGAATTCAAGGTTGCAGACTTGTTGCGCGATAGCGCAATGATCCCGGAAGTACAGCGCATTGCCCGGCATATTCATCAACACTATCCTGAGCAGGCGCGGGCGCTCATCGAAAGATGGCTACCCGAAACAGAGCAGTACACCAACGTCTGA
- the gmk gene encoding guanylate kinase: MAQGTLFIVSAPSGAGKSSLIQALLKTQPLYDTQVSVSHTSRGVRPGENHGEHYYFVSRDEFCDMIEQQVFLEHAEVFGNFYGTSRKAIEQMLSTGVDVFLDIDWQGAQQIRKKMPQARSIFVLPPSKEELDRRLRGRGQDSEEVIAKRMAQAVAEINHHAEYDYLIINDDFDLALSDLKTIIRAERLRMGRQKSRHDALISKLLAD; encoded by the coding sequence ATGGCTCAAGGCACGCTTTTTATTGTTTCAGCGCCCAGTGGCGCAGGTAAATCCAGCCTCATACAGGCGCTACTTAAAACACAGCCGCTTTACGACACACAGGTTTCGGTTTCTCACACCTCTCGTGGAGTCCGTCCTGGTGAGAATCACGGTGAACATTACTATTTTGTCTCCCGTGACGAATTTTGCGACATGATTGAGCAACAGGTTTTTCTGGAGCATGCGGAAGTATTTGGTAATTTTTACGGAACTTCACGTAAAGCCATTGAGCAGATGCTCTCTACCGGGGTGGATGTTTTCCTTGATATTGACTGGCAGGGCGCGCAGCAAATCCGTAAAAAAATGCCCCAGGCACGCAGTATTTTCGTTTTACCGCCTTCCAAAGAGGAGCTTGATCGACGCCTGCGTGGCCGGGGCCAGGACAGTGAAGAGGTTATCGCAAAACGTATGGCCCAGGCTGTTGCTGAAATAAATCATCATGCAGAATACGATTACCTGATTATAAACGATGATTTTGATCTGGCTTTATCTGATTTAAAAACCATTATCCGTGCTGAACGTCTGAGAATGGGACGTCAAAAATCCCGTCATGATGCATTAATCAGCAAACTGTTGGCAGACTGA
- the ligB gene encoding NAD-dependent DNA ligase LigB: MRNVIILCVLWCGQVQAQCPVWGPARAERELTVLAKQLSEWDQAYYQQDLSKVADEHYDAMEKKFHAWQRCFQPQSDLRQPELNKAGKVLHPVAHVGVRKLADKQALVRWMMGKEALWVQPKVDGVAVTLHYQHGVLVRMLSRGDGLQGEDWTDKASHIPAIPGLIPFKQEAVSLQGELFLIMQDHQQSAAGGMNARSKVAGAMRRNDATDTLQKLGIFIWAWPNGPEKMAKRLAMLNQAGFGLVADWSKPVSNADEVAAWRDRWFHQKLPFVTDGVVVHRTPVAGHHWKPGENSWSVAWKYSPPEISTEVRSVEFPVGRTGKISVLLNLIPAQLDDKKISRVSLGSLSRWLAADILPGDQVTISLAGQGIPKLANVVWRVAERKIPAIPEANKFTPLSCFTYTPDCREQFLSRLVWLSSSGALSMSGVSRSSWQKLMQAGKLTHIFSWLSLPNEESDEIQGITPARLSKLYHQFQLSQQQPFKRWVKALGVPIPASALNSIKDDSWYTLLARSQDSWQQLPGVGKNLAGQIIAFLHDPSVQALIAWLQHYQTRAISVQYADN; the protein is encoded by the coding sequence ATGCGCAACGTCATTATTTTATGCGTTCTGTGGTGTGGCCAGGTACAGGCACAGTGTCCGGTTTGGGGGCCTGCGCGGGCAGAACGGGAACTGACAGTATTAGCGAAGCAGCTGAGTGAATGGGATCAGGCCTATTACCAACAGGACCTGAGCAAAGTGGCGGATGAACATTATGATGCGATGGAAAAAAAATTTCATGCCTGGCAACGTTGTTTTCAACCGCAGAGTGACCTTCGTCAGCCTGAACTGAATAAGGCAGGAAAAGTCCTTCATCCTGTGGCGCATGTAGGGGTAAGAAAACTGGCGGATAAACAAGCCTTGGTCCGTTGGATGATGGGGAAAGAGGCATTATGGGTTCAGCCTAAAGTAGATGGTGTTGCCGTAACGCTCCACTACCAGCATGGCGTTCTGGTCCGCATGCTCAGTCGAGGTGATGGATTGCAAGGTGAAGACTGGACGGATAAAGCATCACATATCCCCGCTATACCGGGGCTTATTCCTTTCAAACAAGAAGCTGTGAGTTTACAGGGCGAGCTGTTTTTAATCATGCAGGATCATCAACAATCAGCTGCGGGAGGGATGAATGCCAGGAGTAAAGTAGCGGGTGCGATGAGGCGCAATGATGCAACGGATACACTGCAAAAGCTGGGCATTTTTATCTGGGCGTGGCCAAACGGACCTGAGAAGATGGCGAAACGGCTTGCCATGTTAAATCAGGCGGGTTTTGGCCTTGTAGCTGACTGGAGCAAACCTGTCAGCAATGCTGATGAGGTTGCCGCGTGGCGCGATCGCTGGTTTCACCAGAAACTACCTTTTGTGACAGATGGTGTAGTGGTTCATCGTACGCCAGTGGCGGGGCATCACTGGAAACCGGGTGAGAATAGCTGGTCGGTAGCGTGGAAATACTCACCACCTGAGATCAGTACAGAAGTCCGTTCCGTTGAGTTTCCGGTTGGACGAACTGGAAAAATCAGCGTTCTGTTAAATCTTATCCCTGCCCAACTGGATGACAAAAAGATAAGTCGGGTAAGCTTAGGATCGCTGTCACGTTGGTTGGCCGCTGATATCTTGCCTGGCGATCAGGTAACCATTAGTCTGGCTGGTCAGGGTATCCCGAAGCTGGCGAATGTTGTGTGGCGGGTTGCCGAACGCAAGATCCCGGCGATACCAGAGGCTAACAAGTTTACTCCATTAAGCTGTTTCACCTACACACCCGATTGCCGCGAACAATTTCTCTCCAGACTGGTCTGGCTCAGTAGCTCAGGGGCACTTTCAATGTCTGGCGTCAGCCGCAGCAGCTGGCAAAAATTGATGCAGGCTGGAAAACTCACGCATATTTTTTCCTGGCTGTCACTTCCGAACGAGGAGTCTGATGAGATTCAGGGAATAACACCAGCTAGACTAAGCAAGCTTTATCATCAGTTTCAATTGAGTCAACAGCAGCCTTTCAAACGCTGGGTAAAAGCCTTAGGCGTGCCTATCCCGGCCAGCGCACTTAATTCTATAAAAGATGATAGCTGGTACACTTTGCTGGCGCGCAGTCAGGACTCATGGCAGCAGTTGCCGGGTGTGGGTAAAAACCTTGCAGGACAAATTATTGCTTTTTTACACGATCCTTCTGTTCAGGCGTTGATTGCCTGGTTGCAGCATTATCAGACCCGGGCGATTAGTGTTCAATATGCGGATAATTGA
- the trmH gene encoding tRNA (guanosine(18)-2'-O)-methyltransferase TrmH produces MNAQRYARILEMLASRQHDLTVCMEEVHKPHNISAVIRTADAVGVHEVHAVWPGCRMRTMASTAAGSNSWVQVKTHSSIAEAVGHLKNRGMQILATHLSAKAVDFREIDYTRPTCILMGQEKTGITQEALALADRDIIIPMVGMVQSLNVSVASALILYEAQRQRQNTGMYQRQESSLAHAEQQRLLFEGGYPVLARVAKHKGLPYPEINGKGEVVAPPEWWETMQASGRKK; encoded by the coding sequence ATGAATGCTCAACGTTATGCCCGCATTCTTGAGATGCTGGCCTCGCGCCAGCACGATTTAACCGTTTGCATGGAAGAAGTGCATAAACCTCATAATATTTCGGCGGTAATCCGCACAGCGGATGCGGTCGGCGTGCACGAAGTTCATGCAGTCTGGCCCGGCTGCAGAATGCGCACGATGGCCTCTACGGCAGCCGGCAGCAACAGTTGGGTACAGGTAAAAACCCACAGCAGCATTGCTGAAGCAGTGGGGCATCTTAAAAATCGCGGGATGCAAATCCTCGCCACCCATTTGTCGGCCAAAGCGGTCGACTTTCGTGAAATCGATTATACCCGCCCAACCTGCATTCTGATGGGGCAGGAAAAAACGGGCATTACTCAGGAAGCGTTGGCACTTGCCGATCGGGACATCATTATTCCCATGGTTGGCATGGTGCAGTCGCTGAATGTCTCGGTTGCTTCTGCGCTAATTCTTTATGAGGCACAACGCCAACGTCAAAATACCGGTATGTACCAGCGTCAGGAAAGTTCACTTGCGCACGCTGAACAACAACGTTTGCTTTTTGAAGGCGGTTATCCGGTTCTGGCACGCGTCGCTAAACACAAAGGTCTTCCTTACCCGGAAATCAATGGGAAAGGAGAAGTGGTTGCCCCCCCTGAATGGTGGGAAACCATGCAAGCGTCGGGGCGCAAAAAATGA
- a CDS encoding nucleobase:cation symporter-2 family protein, producing the protein MSIDSPQHAASAGKSELIYRLEERPPLPQALFAACQHLLAMFVAVITPALLICQALGLPAQDTQHIVSMSLFASGVASILQIKTWGPVGSGLLSIQGTSFNFVTPLIMGGLALKNGGADVKTMMAALFGTLMLASCTEMLLSRVLHLARRIITPLVSGIVVMIIGLSLIQVGLTSIGGGFAAMSNHTFGAPKNLLLAGAVLLVIVLLNRQKNPYLRVASLVIAMAVGYLLAWLMGMLHENDTTPQRALIAVPVPFSYGLGIDWHLLVPLMLVFMVTSLETIGDITATSDVSEQPVSGPLYMKRLKGGVLANGLNSCVSALFNTFPNSCFGQNNGVIQLTGVASRYVGFIVALMLIVLGLFPAVSAFVQHIPEPILGGATIVMFGTIAASGVRIVSREPLNRRAIMIIALSLAVGLGISQQPLILQFAPEWLKTLFSSGIAAGGITAIILNLLLPQEK; encoded by the coding sequence ATGTCTATCGACTCCCCACAGCATGCCGCTTCAGCCGGAAAAAGTGAGCTTATTTATCGGCTGGAAGAGAGGCCGCCTTTACCTCAGGCCTTATTTGCAGCCTGTCAGCATTTGTTGGCGATGTTTGTTGCGGTCATCACGCCAGCCCTGCTGATTTGTCAGGCGTTAGGATTGCCCGCTCAGGATACCCAGCACATTGTCAGTATGTCGCTGTTCGCTTCTGGGGTTGCCTCCATTTTGCAAATAAAAACATGGGGTCCGGTCGGTTCTGGCCTGCTGTCTATTCAGGGCACCAGCTTCAATTTTGTCACACCGCTGATCATGGGTGGGCTGGCGCTGAAAAATGGCGGTGCCGATGTAAAAACCATGATGGCGGCGCTGTTTGGTACATTGATGCTGGCGTCCTGTACCGAGATGCTACTGTCACGTGTTCTGCACCTCGCCCGCCGGATTATCACCCCACTGGTTTCAGGCATTGTCGTGATGATTATCGGTCTTTCCCTGATTCAGGTTGGCCTGACGTCCATTGGCGGCGGCTTCGCTGCAATGAGCAATCACACCTTTGGTGCGCCAAAGAATCTGTTACTGGCGGGAGCAGTCCTGCTGGTGATTGTTTTACTTAATCGCCAGAAAAATCCTTATCTCCGCGTGGCGTCGCTGGTGATTGCAATGGCCGTCGGCTATCTGCTGGCGTGGCTGATGGGCATGCTGCATGAAAACGACACCACGCCCCAGCGTGCGCTGATTGCTGTGCCTGTGCCTTTCTCCTATGGACTGGGCATCGACTGGCATTTGCTGGTCCCGTTGATGCTGGTTTTTATGGTGACGTCACTGGAAACCATTGGCGATATTACTGCGACTTCAGATGTCTCTGAACAGCCAGTTAGTGGCCCGCTGTACATGAAGCGTCTGAAAGGCGGTGTACTGGCAAACGGGCTGAACTCCTGCGTCTCTGCCCTGTTCAACACTTTCCCTAACTCCTGCTTTGGTCAGAACAACGGTGTTATTCAGCTAACGGGCGTCGCCAGTCGTTATGTGGGATTTATCGTGGCGTTGATGCTGATTGTGCTGGGCCTTTTCCCGGCAGTCAGTGCCTTTGTTCAGCATATACCTGAGCCGATTCTGGGTGGAGCAACTATTGTGATGTTTGGTACTATTGCCGCGTCCGGCGTGCGTATTGTGTCACGAGAACCGTTGAATCGCCGGGCGATCATGATTATTGCGCTGTCGCTGGCTGTCGGCCTGGGCATTTCTCAGCAACCGCTGATCCTGCAATTTGCACCTGAGTGGCTAAAAACGCTGTTCTCCTCCGGCATCGCGGCGGGCGGCATCACTGCAATCATTCTGAATCTGCTGTTGCCACAGGAAAAATAA
- the rpoZ gene encoding DNA-directed RNA polymerase subunit omega, with product MARVTVQDAVEKIGNRFDLVLVAARRARQMQVGGKDPLVPEENDKSTVIALREIEEGLITNQILDVRDRQEQQEQEAAELQAVTAIAEGRR from the coding sequence ATGGCACGCGTAACCGTTCAGGACGCAGTAGAAAAAATTGGTAATCGTTTTGATCTGGTTCTGGTTGCGGCCCGCCGCGCCCGCCAGATGCAGGTTGGCGGCAAAGATCCTCTGGTACCGGAAGAAAATGATAAATCAACCGTAATAGCATTACGTGAAATCGAAGAAGGGCTGATTACCAACCAGATTCTGGATGTGCGTGATCGCCAGGAACAGCAAGAGCAGGAAGCCGCAGAGCTACAGGCTGTTACCGCTATCGCTGAAGGTCGTCGTTAA
- a CDS encoding AsmA family protein, which yields MKFIGKTLLTILLLIILAVVAIYVLAQTRWGSSWISRAVSQHTDYQITFSKLKHDFSEPGHVVLNDVSFGLKTRPAIVVAKKIDLGLTGAQFFRPLHFASIWLENGTININDNGHLLALSADRLQFNKMIINHSDSHLPLAATRVDGGILPWQPVAGDLIGNDTRFQLSAGSLEVNGVTATNVLLQGNKNLHQLVISSFGADVALGSVTTSAQRDAQGNWQVSALRLNNIRLQSERPLSDLLTPLASHPSIRFDRIEVTDARLEGKDWAVTDLDLALKNITLRNGDWQSNDGSLSMNASSFVNGSLELNDPIVNLVFSPQDITLKQFSSRWVNGLIRTSGKWTRADKKLTLDEAAVAGIEYTLPQNWRDHWMASLPEWLHSVQVTRMVANRNLLIDINPDFPFQLTSLEGNGSNVLIARDRQWGIWSGSLSFNAAEATFNRVDVRHPSLSLNAGDNGINVTEMSAFTHNGMLESLATVTQQPDRRLSLTLNGRNVPVNLLHDWGWPTLPLSGEGNLQLKIQSSLAANVSLKSATNGTLLVTAGDKTLQQSMTAGQVAGAQ from the coding sequence ATGAAATTTATCGGAAAAACTTTGCTGACGATACTGCTGTTGATAATTCTGGCAGTGGTTGCGATATACGTGCTGGCGCAGACCCGTTGGGGGAGTAGTTGGATTAGCCGGGCCGTTAGCCAACATACCGATTATCAAATTACATTCTCGAAGTTAAAGCACGATTTTTCCGAACCTGGCCACGTTGTCCTAAATGATGTTTCCTTCGGCCTTAAAACCCGGCCCGCCATTGTGGTTGCCAAAAAAATCGATTTGGGACTGACCGGCGCGCAGTTTTTCAGGCCGCTGCATTTTGCCAGCATCTGGCTGGAAAATGGCACGATCAATATCAACGATAACGGCCATCTTCTGGCCCTGTCAGCTGACAGGCTGCAGTTCAATAAGATGATTATCAATCATTCGGACAGCCATTTACCGCTGGCTGCCACACGCGTTGATGGCGGAATTTTACCGTGGCAACCCGTGGCTGGCGATCTTATCGGTAACGATACCCGTTTTCAGCTCAGTGCAGGTTCACTCGAGGTGAATGGTGTTACCGCCACCAATGTCCTGTTACAGGGAAATAAAAACCTTCATCAGCTGGTGATAAGCAGCTTTGGCGCGGACGTGGCGCTCGGATCTGTCACCACCAGTGCACAGCGCGACGCTCAGGGTAACTGGCAGGTTTCGGCGTTGAGGCTGAACAATATCCGCTTGCAGAGCGAGCGGCCGCTTTCCGATTTGTTGACGCCACTGGCATCACATCCTTCCATTCGTTTTGATCGTATTGAGGTAACCGACGCCAGGCTGGAGGGGAAAGACTGGGCAGTAACGGATCTCGATTTAGCGCTAAAAAATATTACGCTGCGTAACGGCGACTGGCAAAGCAATGACGGTTCACTCTCCATGAATGCCAGTAGCTTTGTTAACGGTAGTCTGGAACTGAACGATCCGATTGTTAACCTCGTCTTCTCTCCGCAGGACATTACGCTGAAACAGTTCAGTTCACGCTGGGTAAACGGGCTGATTCGTACCTCGGGCAAGTGGACGCGCGCGGATAAAAAACTCACCCTTGATGAGGCAGCAGTAGCCGGTATCGAATACACGCTGCCACAAAACTGGCGCGACCACTGGATGGCCTCACTGCCAGAATGGCTGCACAGTGTGCAAGTGACCAGGATGGTGGCCAATCGCAATCTGCTTATCGATATCAACCCTGACTTTCCGTTCCAGCTTACTTCTCTGGAGGGGAATGGCAGCAATGTGCTGATAGCCCGTGATCGTCAGTGGGGGATTTGGTCAGGTAGTCTTAGCTTTAATGCCGCAGAGGCAACGTTCAATCGCGTGGATGTGCGCCACCCGTCACTCTCTCTTAACGCAGGCGACAACGGCATCAACGTAACCGAAATGAGTGCTTTTACCCATAATGGCATGCTGGAAAGCCTGGCAACCGTTACTCAACAGCCCGACCGCAGGCTGTCATTAACCTTGAATGGGCGCAACGTGCCTGTCAATCTACTCCACGACTGGGGGTGGCCAACGTTGCCCCTGAGCGGAGAAGGCAATCTCCAACTGAAGATTCAGAGCAGCCTGGCGGCCAATGTATCATTGAAATCTGCCACTAACGGCACATTGCTTGTTACCGCTGGCGATAAAACGCTACAGCAAAGCATGACGGCAGGCCAGGTGGCTGGCGCACAATAA
- the spoT gene encoding bifunctional GTP diphosphokinase/guanosine-3',5'-bis pyrophosphate 3'-pyrophosphohydrolase: MYLFESLNQLIEKYLPEDQIKRLKQAYLVARDSHEGQTRSSGEPYITHPVAVTCILAEMRLDHETLMAALLHDVIEDTPATYQDVEQLFGQTVAELVEGVSKLDKLKFRDKKEAQAENFRKMIMAMVQDIRVILIKLADRTHNMRTLGALRPDKKRRIALETLEIYSPLAHRLGIHHLKTELEELGFEALYPNRYRVIKKVVKAARGNRKEMIQKILSEIDGRLQEAGIPCRVSGREKHLYSIYCKMHLKEQRFHSIMDIYAFRVIASDVDTCYRVLGQMHSLYKPRPGRVKDYIAIPKANGYQSLHTSMIGPHGVPVEVQIRTEDMDQMAEMGVAAHWAYKEQAESSTTAQIRAQRWLQSLLELQQSAGSSFEFIESVKSDLFPDEIYVFTPEGRIVELPTGATPVDFAYAVHTDIGHACVGARVDRQPYPLSQSLSSGQTVEIITAPGARPNAAWLNFVVSSKARAKIRQLLKNLKRDDSISLGRRLLNHALGGSRKLAEISPENIRHELERMKLSTLDDLLAEIGLGNAMSVVVAKNLQQSEQLTAATASSSSRGKLPIKGADGVLITLAKCCRPIPGDPIVAHVSPGKGLVVHHESCRNIRGYQKEPEKFMAVEWDKVTEQEFVAEIKVDMFNHQGALANLTAAINTAGSNIQSLNTEEKDGRVYCAFIRLTAHDRVHLANIMRKLRVMPDVIKVHRNRN; encoded by the coding sequence TTGTATCTGTTTGAAAGTCTCAATCAACTGATTGAAAAATACCTGCCTGAAGACCAGATCAAGCGTCTCAAGCAGGCTTACCTTGTCGCACGTGATTCTCACGAGGGGCAGACACGTTCCAGCGGCGAACCCTACATTACTCATCCGGTTGCAGTTACCTGCATTCTCGCTGAAATGAGGCTCGACCATGAAACACTCATGGCCGCGCTTCTCCATGACGTTATTGAGGATACGCCCGCTACCTATCAGGATGTGGAACAGCTTTTCGGCCAGACCGTCGCTGAACTGGTAGAAGGCGTATCAAAACTTGATAAGCTGAAGTTCCGCGATAAGAAAGAAGCCCAGGCCGAGAACTTCCGCAAAATGATCATGGCGATGGTACAGGATATTCGCGTCATTTTGATCAAACTGGCTGACCGCACGCATAATATGCGCACGCTGGGTGCATTGCGTCCCGATAAAAAACGCCGCATTGCACTGGAAACGCTCGAAATCTATAGCCCGCTGGCACACCGCCTGGGTATCCACCATTTGAAAACCGAGCTGGAAGAGTTGGGTTTTGAAGCCCTCTATCCTAATCGTTACCGCGTCATCAAAAAAGTGGTAAAAGCGGCACGCGGCAATCGTAAAGAGATGATTCAAAAGATCCTTTCTGAGATCGATGGCCGTTTGCAGGAAGCAGGCATTCCGTGCCGCGTGAGCGGAAGAGAAAAACATCTCTATTCGATTTACTGTAAAATGCATCTGAAAGAACAGCGTTTTCATTCCATCATGGATATTTATGCTTTTCGGGTGATCGCCAGCGATGTTGATACCTGCTATCGGGTGCTGGGGCAAATGCACAGCTTGTATAAGCCTCGTCCGGGCCGTGTAAAAGATTATATCGCTATTCCCAAAGCTAACGGCTATCAATCTCTTCATACCTCAATGATTGGTCCACACGGCGTGCCCGTCGAAGTGCAGATCCGTACTGAAGATATGGATCAAATGGCAGAGATGGGGGTAGCGGCCCACTGGGCTTATAAAGAACAGGCTGAGAGCAGCACCACAGCGCAAATCCGTGCGCAGCGCTGGTTGCAAAGCCTGTTGGAATTGCAGCAAAGCGCTGGCAGCTCTTTCGAATTTATTGAAAGTGTCAAATCCGATCTCTTCCCTGATGAGATTTATGTTTTTACCCCGGAAGGCCGCATCGTTGAACTTCCCACCGGGGCGACACCCGTTGATTTTGCCTATGCCGTGCATACCGATATTGGTCATGCCTGCGTGGGCGCACGCGTTGATCGTCAACCCTACCCTCTTTCCCAGTCATTAAGTAGCGGACAAACCGTTGAAATTATAACGGCGCCGGGTGCACGTCCTAACGCTGCATGGCTTAATTTTGTGGTCAGTTCTAAAGCACGGGCAAAAATCCGTCAGCTGCTGAAAAACCTCAAACGCGATGATTCGATAAGCCTTGGACGTCGTCTGCTCAACCATGCGCTGGGTGGTAGCCGCAAGCTTGCCGAGATCTCACCGGAGAATATCCGGCACGAACTTGAACGCATGAAGCTGTCAACCCTTGACGATCTATTAGCAGAAATTGGGTTGGGCAATGCCATGAGCGTGGTGGTTGCTAAAAACCTTCAACAAAGCGAGCAATTGACAGCCGCAACGGCCAGCTCCTCTTCCCGAGGCAAATTGCCCATCAAGGGAGCGGATGGTGTGCTAATCACCCTCGCCAAGTGCTGTCGCCCTATTCCTGGCGATCCTATCGTGGCGCATGTCAGTCCTGGCAAAGGTCTGGTGGTACATCACGAGTCCTGCCGTAATATTCGTGGCTACCAAAAAGAGCCTGAGAAATTTATGGCTGTGGAATGGGACAAGGTGACTGAACAAGAATTTGTCGCTGAGATCAAGGTTGATATGTTTAACCATCAGGGCGCATTAGCAAACCTGACTGCGGCAATCAACACGGCTGGCTCCAATATTCAAAGCCTGAACACGGAAGAGAAAGATGGCCGTGTTTACTGCGCTTTTATCCGCCTGACGGCCCACGATCGCGTTCATCTGGCAAATATAATGCGTAAACTTCGCGTGATGCCGGACGTGATTAAAGTCCACCGTAATAGAAATTAG